Proteins encoded in a region of the Megalops cyprinoides isolate fMegCyp1 chromosome 3, fMegCyp1.pri, whole genome shotgun sequence genome:
- the zgc:77151 gene encoding AT-rich interactive domain-containing protein 5B produces the protein MERNAIQWLGAPCCLRGSFAFYKSFSCRAEAGHQGGVWRLGEFYFVRFGPQEPVCIAELALLWEDRAQRHLLASSRLYFLPEDTPKGRTGEHGEDEVLAVSKKIVIRVEDLVKWTCLEPSGWKGSSQKAKGTNGLHRPLPAPSEQKAERGAGGGLEERERVKVLSYPQYCRYRSLQRRIQDRLGGPSLQDPHLLALGGIRVAHHNTLVLYCRDTFNHPTLDSNTSIWTQLGCSSLSLKGRPRKRRGRDGKGVERQQFNQSESWIERMKENVMGSVEVPWEGGWLPHPEEQPFLDQLYAFMERRGSPISKVPNLGFKKIDLFLLFSVVKRLGGYERVTSEQLWKQVYNELGGSPGSTSAATCTRRHYEKLILAYEQHLTGEGSELSKPQPPAAANRSKETQKGRGGEANQKEKKTNNATGQGVAVKPKVTEVRRRGRPPSRRHAKAAAKPSKAETTAPQVKANPGTAPAARPVGHLDGSTAQTPLSVFQELNLGNLAPTAAQPPAAFLKTGLGPSEDLRVSQPLASSPLLPPQTKTEPVVKLDHVDPLSPSSLSALTRLHMAGPLGGFSLPKGLSPLDLFRARLGLATADGPGVTPPDSPALQPSLLLFQPKSGSPETHRPGGEDGSQKGPVEPSDGLGRDGRPRAPLPPLRILPLDIDCSLQVRQLMRTRLGSSQFSSFTKKLTEVLAQDLSKARQPGLGSPPAPPAGQEQSLPLNLSKRCTSKRPADDATDPGGLPGSHRGLDLPLPAKRAKTEWEGGAEPLKHTAGLTLIPATQDEPADLSCPRRARASLQERAGAGCERGSGRGEGGGTRESRSDGGAACRGSE, from the exons ATGGAGCGGAATGCAATCCAG TGGTTAGGTGCTCCCTGCTGCCTGCGAGGGTCCTTCGCCTTCTATAAGTCCTTCAGCTGTCGGGCTGAAGCGGGCCACCAGGGCGGCGTGTGGAGGCTGGGTGAGTTCTACTTCGTGCGCTTTGGACCGCAGGAGCCCGTGTGCATCGCTGAGCTGGCCCTGCTGTGGGAGGACCGGGCACAGCGCCACCTCCTGGCCAGTTCCCGCCTCTACTTCCTACCTGAGGACACCCCAAAAGGCAGAACGGGAGAACATGGAGAG GACGAGGTGCTGGCGGTGTCGAAGAAGATCGTGATCCGGGTGGAGGACCTGGTGAAGTGGACCTGCCTGGAGCCGTCGGGGTGGAAAGGGAGCAGCCAGAAGGCCAAAGGGACAAACGGTTTACACAGGCCGTTGCCGGCCCCCTCGGAGCAGAAAGCTGAGC GCGGCGCCGGTGGCGGCCTTGAGGAGCGAGAGAGGGTGAAGGTTCTCAGCTACCCCCAGTACTGCCGCTACCGTTCCCTGCAGAGGCGCATCCAGGACCGGCTCGGCGGACCCAGCCTCCAGGACCCCCACCTGCTGGCCCTGGGGGGGATCCGAGTGGCCCACCACAACACCCTGGTGCTGTACTGCCGGGACACCTTCAACCACCCCACCCTGGACAGCAACACCAGCATCTGGACCCAGCTGG GGTGCTCCTCTCTCAGCCTGAAGGGACGGCCACGCAAGAGAAGAGGCAGAGACGGAAAGGGGGTGGAGAGACAGCAGTTCAACCAATCAGAGTCTTGGATAGAGAGAATGAag GAGAACGTCATGGGGAGCGTGGAGGTGCCGTGGGAGGGGGGCTGGCTTCCCCACCCCGAGGAGCAGCCCTTCCTGGACCAGCTCTATGCCTTCATGGAGCGCAGGGGCTCCCCCATCAGCAAGGTTCCCAACCTGGGATTCAAGAAGA TTGATCTCTTCCTCCTGTTCTCTGTTGTCAAAAGGCTCGGAGGCTATGAAAGG GTGACGTCAGAGCAGCTGTGGAAGCAGGTGTACAACGAGCTGGGGGGCAGTCCCGGCAGCACCAGCGCCGCCACCTGCACCAGGAGGCACTATGAGAA GCTGATCCTGGCGTACGAGCAGCACCTAACAGGAGAAGGTTCAGAGCTGTCCAAACCCCAGCCACCCGCAGCGGCCAACAGGAGCAAGGAGACgcagaaggggagaggaggagaggccaatcagaaggagaagaaaacaaacaacgCAACTGGCCAG GGCGTTGCAGTGAAGCCAAAGGTCacagaggtgaggaggaggggcaggccCCCAAGCAGAAGGCATGCTAAAGCGGCGGCGAAGCCCTCGAAGGCGGAGACCACGGCCCCGCAGGTGAAGGCGAACCCCGGCACCGCTCCGGCAGCGCGTCCCGTCGGCCACCTGGACGGGTCCACCGCCCAGACGCCTCTGTCCGTGTTCCAGGAGCTGAACCTTGGCAACCTGGCGCCGACAGCAGCCCAGCCCCCCGCAGCTTTCCTCAAAACCGGCCTGGGCCCCTCTGAGGACCTCCGAGTCAGCCAGCCCCTCGCCTCGTCCCCCCTGCTTCCCCCTCAGACCAAAACGGAGCCCGTGGTCAAGCTGGATCATGTGGACCCCCTTTCACCGTCCTCGCTGTCGGCACTCACCCGGCTGCACATGGCCGGGCCCCTGGGGGGCTTCAGCCTCCCGAAAGGCCTCTCCCCCCTCGACCTGTTTCGGGCCCGTCTGGGCCTCGCCACTGCGGACGGGCCCGGCGTGACCCCCCCAGACTCCCCCGCCCTCcagccctccctcctcctcttccagccCAAATCCGGGAGCCCAGAGACCCACCGGCCCGGGGGAGAGGACGGCTCTCAGAAGGGCCCGGTGGAGCCCTCGGACGGGCTGGGCCGGGATGGGCGGCCCAGGGCCCCCCTGCCGCCACTGCGCATCCTCCCGCTGGACATCGACTGCAGCCTGCAGGTGCGGCAGCTCATGAGGACCCGCCTGGGCTCCTCGCAGTTCAGCTCCTTCACCAAGAAGCTGACCGAGGTGCTGGCTCAGGACCTGAGCAAGGCCCGCCAGCCTGGCCTCggctccccccccgccccaccgGCCGGCCAGGAGCAGTCCCTCCCCCTCAATCTCAGCAAGCGCTGCACCAGCAAGAGGCCCGCCGACGACGCCACCGACCCTGGCGGCCTGCCCGGCTCCCACCGAGGCCTTGACCTGCCCCTCCCAGCAAAGAGGGCAAAGAcggagtgggaggggggtgctgaGCCGCTGAAACACACGGCCGGCCTGACTCTCATCCCGGCAACGCAGGACGAGCCCGCCGACCTCAGCTGTCCCCGGCGGGCCCGGGCCTCGCTGCAAGAGCGGGCCGGGGCCGGGTGCGAGCGTGGGTCCGGCCGGGGCGAGGGAGGCGGCACCCGGGAGAGCCGCTCTGATGGTGGAGCAGCCTGCAGGGGGTCTGAGTGA